AGTACAGAAGATGAAAAAGTGAACATGAACTCGTACAGTCATTCACCTCCAGTGCCTGCTGGGCTTTTTGACACTATAAATCCGTATAAACTGCACCTGTCACAGTACTGTCGTGGCACAAGCTTTTGTGTATTGAAGTTTTTGACAGCACAAATAAATTAAAAAGAGGTATTTGAAAGCTCTGCATGCAGATTATCTGCTCTGTTCTTCATGCACTCCCCACTGAAAAAATTTCCAGTTCCGGCTGGATTATGAGACAAGAAATTGATTCCAGCCAGAATTTACCTGGCCGGAATGTAAGCCGTTCTGGCTGGAAATGAAGCTCATTCCAGCAAGAAATGGAAACCATCCTAACCAGAACtggaaataattgattgatatgtggggtttaacgtcccaaaaccactatatgattatgagagacgccgtagtggagggctccggaaatttagaccacctggggttctttaacgtgcgcccaaatctgagcacacgggcctacaacatttccgcctccatcggaaatgcagccgccgcagccgggattcgaacccgcgccctgcgggtcagcagccgaagaaCTGGAAATAATTCTAGCCGGAAATGGAAATGATTCTAGCCAGAAATAGAATCGTTCTAGCCGGAAATGGAAATCATTCTGGCCGGTAATAAAAGTCGTTCTAGCTGGTAACAAGTTGTTCCAGCCAGAAACAAATGACATACCGGCAGGAAATGGGAGCTGTCTTTGGTAAAAAATTTTAAGCATTCTCATATCGTAAGAAGCGTGATGTTCTCATTAAAAAAGTGATTTTCCTGATGCAAAAAAGAGGCCAGGTTCCAGAAATACACGTTATTATATGCCTTTGATCTTATACTTTCCCCTCCTTCAGCTTCCTTTTCACATCTTTTAATCTTCTTGCTTAGTATGCACTGGAGCTTATGTTTAGCCATTGTGACATCTTCCTTTTTTCGATTTGCCCCAATAGGCCAAGCATTCTTCAAAAAAGAAAAGGCCATAGATAAACAAAAAGATACACAGCTTTTCAACAAAACAAATATGCTCACCGTTCACATCGTGCACTTTTTGTGGGGTAAGCTGCTTCGTCTCTTCCACGGGCACAGAACAACCACTAACAGTCTTGCAGGCTAGAGCTTCCTCTCCCCAAATGGCTTGCGCACAGTCCCGCACAACAATTGTCACCTTCTTGTTGTTAAATATCTTGGTGGCCTGCTCGGCATTAACCATTATCCCTTGCAGAGGTGcaactaaacaaaaaacaaagcactCTTGAAAAACATGGAATATATATTTCCTATTCACCACTGCATTAAACTGTTGCTAGTTTCTGCTGATATTTCGTGTGTCTTTTAGCCGTGTCAGTATTCTTTGCAGTTTTGCGTAAAGAAAGCTTTAATGTTTCAACAACTAGCCCATTCTCGGCTTATTATACATATAAGTATGCTACTTACAAAGGCCCTCAGGAGTAGCAGCGAATTCTGCCACATTGTTGTGCGTGCTGTCGTGCGTGCCATCAGCTGCAGAGAAAAAGCATGATTTTCAAAAAGTATCCATAACTCAACTGCAAATGAACATTACCACGGTCTTGATGCACTTCGCTAGCAACAGCTTCTACCAATGAGTGGTTCTCCGCAGGCGCTGCAGACACACCCCCAATACCACAATGCATGGGAGTCTTGGATTAATATCTGGTGATAATTAGTTCAAAATAGAGGTTCATACCTTGTGAACAATTCCTTTACATTTCAGCTGCATCCAGATTTAGCCTAGAAGAAGTTGTGGCTTCAGAAACTGGAGCTACTGTCCCTGCAGCAAAATATGTACTATCACTGCATGTGACGATTAATAACATATTGAGCTAAAGCCTGGAGGATCATGAAAAAGGTTGAGAACTGAAACAAAGAACCAAATTGTTATGCAGGCTGTTATAGAGCAGCAAATTATAGCTGTAAAGTTGAGTTCAGAATGCTAGAATGGGCCAGAAAACAAACACGAGAAAATTATATTTGAGCTGACATTAAGCATAAGAAATTGACTGGGGCTGGCAAAATACCAGAAAATACAAATAATGGCAAAGGCAATAAAGTATGGTGGCATCCTAGAAGTTAAGAAGAACTAAGCACTTTGCAGGCACAAAGTGAACTTAACTTGCACAAAATATAGTAAATTGAGACTCAGTGAGAGGGCCTCAACCAGCACTAGTCATGAAATAGGCTGACGATCAGGAAGTGCAGTGATGTCTGTGTTCAAATAGCAAGCGCAAGGTATCTATTACTGAACAACAAATATCTCCTAAACATTATACAAACACCAATTTATTGCAATGGAAGTTGCAAACAAATAACTGACCTACATTAACACATAGTTTGCTTGAGCATGCTTGCAAAATAATGTGCTGCAGAACTTTTACTCTCAGTTTTCAACAATTGCGAGGTGTACTATAAGATGGCATATTCTTACTACACACACAACCACTGGTGGTGACAGTTGTGACCATGCCTCTCTGCAGCTCCCTTGAATCCACAGCCACGCCAGTGTCCACTTAAAAGCAAAACATAAAGCTATACTTCACAGCACACCAAACAGCTGCAAGCCACAATTAGTGGCAAAGAGTTCTCCCCCAGCCAAAATATGCCATTTAGATCTTATGCTAATGTGCACCAGTTCAGTGTAAGTTCAAGCTGCTCCTGCAATGAACCCCAAATGATTTCAAACAGTCCCCTGGAAACGCATTTTAAGGGTGCCGTATGAATATGACATGTTTAACGATTCTGACAAAAATTTTGTTGATGCAattttaaaaaacacaaaaaacattaGCCCTCTCTATATGCTAGCACTTGTGCTATGTACAAGGCTGACAAAAGGAATATATAATATGTTCCTTCATATTCTTCTGTTAAAATGCCAAATGCCTTGGCATTTCTACATTGGCATCTCTGGCATTCTGGTCCTTGGCATCTCTACCAGCATGTCCTTAACTGAGTACAGACAAATGCATATATTAATGCTTAAATTCAAACAGGTGCCACACAGCATGCAGAAAGAAAATCCAGTAAAAACATAACCCACATGAAGCGAATTGTGCTCTTACGGCATCTTGCAAAAATGCCATCTCCTTTTTCAGTGCAGCATTATGCTGAAACTGAAGGTGATACTGCCCTTTCCAAAATTTAGCTTCTTTACTTGCCTCAACAACTTTGCTTTGGACTAAATTGTCCTCCAAGTCAGATGTGCTTGGCGTGTCTGATGTCTTCCTCTTGGGtagggggaaaaaaaaagcagtacattaCCAGTAGCCATAAAAAATAATCTTGTGAAACAGGGGATCTATACTAGATGCAAAAATCTGAAACCACAAGGAGTAACAAAAAAATATAATGACAATGTTACCTTAGAAGACTGGGAACCAGTGAGTGAGACATTGTGGCTTGTCTGGGGCTGCCTCTTGCAGCTATCTTCTACGCGATCCTGGAAGATTTTGATAGACTGTCAGAACTGTCACAGACAGACAACCAGTTCAAACACGAACCGAAATAACGCCATTATTGAAAAGACTGTCCAGTATACTCTCTGAAAGGAACTTGGTTTTTCTCATTAAACAAAGATCCATCGCTGAGGCCATGAGTGCATGGCTCGCAATGTGGTACAGGGACCTCAAACTACATGGACTCgtgaacgcatagcgcagtgggggTCATGCGGGGACCCTGGGATGTACATGCCTGAATCCCTTGGTCAAATAAAGCACCACCCCCAGGTACCTCCCGTAATTATGAGCGTTTAGAAAACTTATGCCACCTGCTTTCTATATCAACGACATTTGAAAATGTCAATAGAAAAGCTCTTAACCACAGTTTTACCCACTCCTGTGAAAGCACAAGCTTGAACTTAATTAAAGAGTTTGCGGGGAAGGCTGCTGGCATCACTATCACTTCACAGCATTGCTGTAGGATGCCTTCCTACATTTATGGTTGCTTTTCAGGTCGAAAAATGGTGCTTAAAAAACAAGCAAACTCTTCGgatcaactgctgcagctagaaGCATTATGAAGGGTGAGCTTTCTgttgcaccgaaaaaaaaagggggttcaATGAAAAATACGTTATCAGTCCCTTTAAGCTAGAAACAGAGTATTACGGCTCACCTTTAAAGGTGATGTTCTACTTGACACTGCAGAATTCCACTGTAGGGCATGGAGTGCATGCTGGCGCAGAACATCATCAAACTGTCATTTTTTTGACGCCGCCCAGctactgctttttttctttgactcCTGCAAGAAGTAACATGCATGTATGCACAGATATTGCAGCATATGGCAAAATAAAATTATATGCGAGTTGTTTACATAAACCAAAACTACCTACCTGCCTCAaaactttctttttgtgtgagatGTCATCAGACTCGTCCACGTCAGATAGGCTTAGTGAGGGATTTTGACCCTTTTGTGCCCGATTTTCTCCTCCATGTCTTCGGTCTCTGCAAGACAACACGAAACGTCCTCCATCAGGATACTTTGCAACAAAAGGCAAACAAATGGGTATAATCTGCCTTCGATCGACGCTTATTCTTCAATTAAAATTACCGGCTTGCTCGCGCGTTTCTCCAAAACAGACATTTCCTCACTCAATGCAAACCGAACTCATTGCAACGTACTGAACGTAATGGACTGCTTTTCTTGAATCAGACCTGACGCGGGACCCTCTGTACACTCTACCAGTTATTTGTACTAAATGAACGTTAATTCACGGGGCACTTTTGAATACATATGGCTATTTTTCTACGAAGTTTCGGTAGGAAGACAGGTTCTCACCCTGATCCTGATCACAAACAGAAAAGATTTGTAATACACGCATAATTTAATTACCATGCCGCATAAGTCAAAAGGAAGAAGAGAAATATCGGCAACTTGAGCGCTCACCAGCAAGTCTCAAAATCTGGATGCTGTATGTCCCGTCATTTTTGTCATCGTCAGGATCGTGCCATTTGGCACGATAGACAGTCCTGTTACTGAAATAGTCTTTGTTCACTGGATAGAAGTCCTCAATGTCAGCAACGGGAATAATATACCGACGCTTGTCCGTGTCATCTTCGATAAATCGTACCAGTGCAAACCTCACGAAAAGATTTTTGAGATGGCTAAAAGCTAAGAATTGCAAAGTACAACCATAACGAACCGCGCTGGGCTGCacacaaaacacgaaaaaattcaAAATGGCTGAACACAAACGGAGGGGGTGTGCTGGGCTGCAGAGTAACTTTGGCTGTTTTCACATATTCAAGTACGCACACTAAATATTTCTACTAAAGTTATGTTTTGAATAATTTGCCatatttacaaaaaataaaatacaaagcGACATCAGAACACAAACAAATTTATGAATAGTTAACGCGAGTGCGGAGCAGCTCTCTCTTGAATGAGACGAGGAAATCCAGCTGACTGTGCCGTCGGTGTTCGGTGGCTTTGTTGTGTGCATTCCAAATGATTTTGTAGTCTATTCTACTAGTAGAACATGGTGTCATAGAAAAGAAGAAAGGCGTACCTGGATCCAGAGTCTACTGCTTCTGTTCCGAGGGCTACAAAGTACAGGCTTTTGAGTTCTGCCAGCGGTAGTGGTAGTTCACGACCATCGCGTCGGACATCAGTTTCAGGGCCTTCTCCCTCAAGTACGCCGCAGCTGCTGATCAGCAACTCTGATAATGAGAGCCAAAGTTCGTGGCCGTGTACTGATACAGATCACGACGACTTTGAGCTCACGGGTGACACTGACGATGACTACGGTGACTTTGCCAGTGAAGACAGTGAACGCATGGCATCCCTGTGCGGAACGTCGTTCTCCGACTACGAAGACTTGTTTGACAAGCCATGTGACTCATTCGATGTTGAAGATCTGGCGCTTCCATTTATTGAAGGTGGACGCCTCACTCATGGAGATGCCTATATGATGCTCCTGGGCATTGCTGTGAGGTTCGGCTTATCGTGGACTGCGAGTGAGGAGATTCAAAAGTTGTTTAATAACCTCCTTGAGCAAAAAGCATTTCCTCAAAGCAGGTACCTCTTCAAGAAAGTCTGTGGCGTCGACATGGATAATGTGGTGTTCCACTTGTATTGCTCGCACTGCAGGTTGCATCTTGCAGATACGAAGGGCAACCTCGACGAGAGAGAACCCCTTCACGTTGTGTGCAACATGTGCCGTACTCAGTACTCAGGTGGTGACCTTGTACATGTTGGAAGTTTTTTGTGAGTATGCCGATTAAGAAGCAGCTTGCCTCTATCCTGTCTAGCAAGACAGTTGGCTCTGCTGTTATGAGCTCACTCAATCGCAAGCACAGCAGTGAAAGCGCAATGAGCGGCGTCACCGACGGTGCTCATTACCAGAAAGTGCGGCAGAACATGAACGAGGGCGATATTACAGTGACTATAAACTCCAACGAAAGTCCTGTACTTAATTCTTCAAGTTACAGCATATGGCCTGTTCAGCTTGCTTTGAATGAGCTGCCGCCGGGACTGAGGTGGAACAACATCATGACGCCAATGCTATGGTACGGGAAAGAACACCTGGATATGACCCTTGTGCTGCAAGCCTTTGTGCGGCAGCTCGAGCAGCTCAACAAGACTAGCCTAAGATGGGAATATGCAGGCACTGTGGTCAAATCAAAGGTAAGCACCTATTCATTAGATGTATGGCCAAAATATATGTCAATGCATTTATCGGTATTCATTTTCAATTTGCAGGTGTTCTGCATCTGTTCTTGTGCAGATTTCTCTGCTAGAGCTGCAATGCAGCACATGGTGCAGTTTAATGGTTATTATGGCTGCAGCTGGTGCTATCATCCAGGAGTAAATGTTGATGGTAAATGTTGTTTTAAAGCTTTATTTCAATGAGCACTCTGCAAGGTGCAACAAATCTGCCCACGTGTTCATGCATTTTTCTGCGAGGTTGAATTAGCTTTGTGGACACTCATTTGAACAAGCTTTTCAATGCCTTTTTGTCTCACTATTACAGGTACTGTTAAACACTGCCTTAGCACACCCTTCCCGGATCGCGCAGATGAAGAGGCACTACAAAACTTGAGGGATGTCTGCAACACTGaagccactgtacgtggggtcaaAGGGCCATCACATTGATTAACCTACCGCGCTTCAGCCCTGTTTGGTCCTGGAGCCCGGACTACATGCACAGCATTTTGCTAGGTGTTGCTCGGCAGATAACGGACTTGTGTTTTACAGCAACTGGAGAGGACTACTACTGTGGTGAGGCTTCAAAAGTGGCAATAGTGGACAAAAGAATTTCTTTGTTGAAGCTTCCGTAGTGCATTAATTGGCGGCCAAGAGCACCGTTCTCTCGGAAATATTGGCAAGCCTCCGAGTGGCAGTGCTGGCTCTTGTACCACAGCATGCCATGTTTAGCCAATGTTCTCGGCAATGTATGTGTGCGGCACTGGGGCTTACTCGTTTAAGGAGTCTTTCTCCTCCTCAAAAACTGTTTCAAAAGCGGAAGTTTAGCAGAGCACTCTTCTACTCACACAGTTTGTTGTGAAAGTGCAGCTTTTGTATGGTGAAAATGCTATGACATGCAATGTTCACCAACTGCTGCACATTCCGAAATCAGTTCTCTTGTCCGAATCTCTGTGGGCTCATTCATGTTTTGTTTTTGAGAACAACATTGGAAAGCTGTTAAAGCTGGTGACATCATCAAATAGGGTGTCCATTCAGATAGCCACTCGACTGCTCTTGCAGAGTAGCCCAACTTGCCTGAAGGCTCTGGCAAGCAGCCATGCTTTGTCGCTAACAGCTCAGAAAGGTACTGAAGCTGATGAGCCAAGCATTGTACCGTTGGGGAGGCCAGAAATTATCGATGAGGCTTTTTATTCAAGGTACCTTCAGGGAGACAGAACTTCAGTGGAGTACCAGAGACTGACCTCCGTAttgacaaacgctcctccactcgactttcacccttcatttgacaaagttgagcactgcaccacaactCGGCTCAacatgacgctgcgctactcgagaatcgcagcacattatcgctgatatgcagtgacttgccgtgcctagagacggcgcttccatcggctttctcaagtgaagaggaagtgttgagtgaagggacgttctagaatacatGGATGAAGCTTGGTGGAGTCCTTGTTGCCTCGGAGAAGTATACATGACACACCAAAATTGATTGTACAGCTTTAGCACTTCCAGATGGCACATACGTAAGAACGAAAAGAATAATACGCTGTAGAGGGACAGCTGCTGAGGAAGAATTCTTTCTGTAATCAAATGTTTATGAAACCAGCAGCAGTGTCAGAAGTGCACATATAAGGAGTGCGAAGAAACAAGGGCAGGAGAGGCTGCACAAGATTGATGTGCAGGCACGTCCTTGCATTTACTTTGCATTAGATGGCCAGGAATTTTTCTGCGACCTTGTAAACAGTCATGAATGGTCATAGAGCAGAGGCTTGTGTCTTTAGCATTGAACCATCGTGAAGAGCTGTTTTTGATGTGCTAAGTAGTTACCAACTAAGAATAATAATTCatggggcttaacatcccaatTTTATATTACAATTATGAAAGATGTGGTAGTGGAGAGCTCCacaatttcaaccacttggggtcctttaatgtgcacctacGAGCCTCTCGAGtatttttgcctctatcgaaaatgcggcaACCACGACCTAAGAGTCGGCGTTTAAGCGCCATAACCACAAGACCACTGTGGTGGGTTCGTTACCAAATCAATATGTGGCAATCTCCGAATCATGCCGAGAAAAATATTTTCTGTGGCTTGCCGTGAGTTCCTGTTCTTTTTTAAGCTTTGCGTCTTACTGCATGGTGTAAGGCACAATTTATCAATGAGTATCTGTGTGTTTGTCAGAATTTCACAACTTCATTTCAAGATACTTGATCTTCCAGTGCTTGAAAGAGAATGTGACAATATATCGATTTCTGCATTTTCATTAAATAATTTTTATTAGTGCATAATTAGCCCTATTCAGTCTGTAGTCACACAAGTTCCACTTTGGTATAAGAATCAACTCTGTAGATTAAAATACGTGGACAATCTGTTGTCACTTATTTTTATTCAAAGCATGCAGTTATAATTTTCTTGTTGCTCCAAAAAGAAGGCATGCTGGAACGGCTCATCAAACGTAGTGTGTTCAACCAAATTCTGCTGAGCAATAAATAATAATTTAAAATGAAATGAGCCCCACTAGTCCACTTGGGGAGCATGTTCTAATGTGCGCATGGGGTTTCAAATCAACGCGATAAATGTTCGTTTTGTGACAAGCCTCTACAGTTAATGTGTATACTTGCACAGATTCCCGCTGAAAAAGATCTGTGATGTGGGTGGGCACAGAGCTTCGAGCACAATAGAATAAAGCAGCTCGGGCAAGTTGGTGTTCCATATTTTCCCGTctcttcatgtgtgtgtgttcatgt
The Rhipicephalus microplus isolate Deutch F79 unplaced genomic scaffold, USDA_Rmic scaffold_24, whole genome shotgun sequence DNA segment above includes these coding regions:
- the LOC142786495 gene encoding uncharacterized protein LOC142786495 isoform X1 — protein: MHCGIGGVSAAPAENHSLVEAVASEVHQDRADGTHDSTHNNVAEFAATPEGLFAPLQGIMVNAEQATKIFNNKKVTIVVRDCAQAIWGEEALACKTVSGCSVPVEETKQLTPQKVHDVNGEHICFVEKLCIFLFIYGLFFFEECLAYWGKSKKGRCHNG
- the LOC142786495 gene encoding uncharacterized protein LOC142786495 isoform X2, giving the protein MHCGIGGVSAAPAENHSLVEAVASEVHQDRADGTHDSTHNNVAEFAATPEGLFAPLQGIMVNAEQATKIFNNKKVTIVVRDCAQAIWGEEALACKTVSGCSVPVEETKQLTPQKVHDVNGDAVMSVMHNMAAHY
- the LOC119181575 gene encoding uncharacterized protein LOC119181575 is translated as MPIKKQLASILSSKTVGSAVMSSLNRKHSSESAMSGVTDGAHYQKVRQNMNEGDITVTINSNESPVLNSSSYSIWPVQLALNELPPGLRWNNIMTPMLWYGKEHLDMTLVLQAFVRQLEQLNKTSLRWEYAGTVVKSKVLLNTALAHPSRIAQMKRHYKT